A single window of Chlamydia ibidis 10-1398/6 DNA harbors:
- a CDS encoding YbjN domain-containing protein, with protein sequence MTTWNLDENNLSKFLNESGFSPSVERESGLAYINIQANDCDLPLFFVIRNKGDVLQMICYLPYQLQDNQKGSTARLLHLLNRDIDIPGFGMDEEQGLIFYRLVIPCLNKEINGNLIRVYIDTITLVCDSFAHAIGLISSGAMNLDELKQQAQKEHKDQ encoded by the coding sequence ATGACAACCTGGAACCTAGACGAAAATAATCTATCTAAATTCCTAAATGAATCGGGTTTTTCCCCTTCCGTAGAAAGAGAAAGTGGTTTAGCCTATATCAACATTCAAGCAAATGACTGTGATTTACCTTTATTTTTCGTAATACGCAATAAGGGTGATGTTTTACAAATGATTTGCTACCTACCCTACCAACTTCAAGATAATCAGAAAGGTTCTACGGCACGTTTACTACATCTACTAAACCGAGATATTGATATTCCAGGTTTTGGTATGGACGAGGAACAGGGTTTGATATTTTATAGGTTAGTAATCCCTTGTTTGAATAAGGAAATAAACGGGAATTTGATTCGTGTCTATATTGATACCATTACTCTAGTTTGCGATAGTTTTGCCCATGCTATCGGTTTGATTTCTTCTGGAGCTATGAATTTGGACGAGTTGAAACAACAAGCACAGAAAGAGCATAAAGATCAGTAG
- a CDS encoding putative quorum-sensing-regulated virulence factor, producing the protein MSVLIFYDTETTGTQIERDRVVEIAAYNSITQESFVTYVNPEIPIPEDASKIHGITTEMVTSAPKFSEMYEKFISFCGPDSILVAHNNDNFDYPLLQKECRRHSLPPLDLPSIDSLKWAQKYRPDLPKHNLQYLRQVYGFEDNQAHRALDDVITLHRVFSALTGDLQPQQIIELMSARCHPKVFKMPFGKYRGKPITEVPASYISWLEQQGALDKPENKDVKAAIDSLKQPT; encoded by the coding sequence ATGTCCGTATTAATTTTTTATGACACAGAAACTACTGGAACACAAATTGAGAGAGACCGAGTCGTCGAAATTGCTGCCTATAATAGTATTACTCAAGAGTCTTTCGTTACTTATGTTAACCCAGAAATTCCCATTCCTGAAGACGCCTCAAAAATTCACGGAATTACAACAGAAATGGTAACATCAGCTCCGAAATTTTCTGAGATGTATGAAAAATTTATATCCTTCTGTGGTCCTGATAGCATATTAGTTGCTCATAATAACGATAATTTTGACTATCCCTTACTGCAAAAGGAATGCCGTCGTCATTCTCTACCCCCTTTGGATTTGCCCTCTATTGATTCTTTAAAATGGGCCCAGAAATATCGTCCTGACTTGCCTAAACATAACCTACAATACCTACGACAAGTATATGGTTTTGAAGATAACCAAGCTCATAGGGCTTTGGATGACGTTATCACCTTGCATAGAGTTTTTTCAGCGCTTACAGGAGATCTCCAACCTCAGCAAATTATTGAACTGATGTCTGCACGTTGTCACCCTAAGGTATTTAAAATGCCGTTTGGTAAGTATCGTGGTAAACCGATCACTGAAGTTCCTGCTTCCTATATCTCCTGGTTAGAGCAACAAGGAGCTTTAGATAAGCCTGAAAACAAAGATGTTAAAGCAGCTATTGACTCGTTAAAGCAACCTACATGA